The following are encoded in a window of Mycobacterium decipiens genomic DNA:
- a CDS encoding RND family transporter yields MTAPTTLAPTDSVPPEKRAARPFIARMIRTFAVPLILGWLATIVVLNVSVPQLETVGQMQAVSMSPDAAPSMIAMKRIGKVFKEGDSDSAAMIVLEGQQRLGGAAHAFYDQMIDKLKADTKHVQSVQDFWSDPLTAPGAQSGDGKAAYVQVKLAGNQGESLANESVEAVKSIVDSLAPPPGVKVYVTGSAALAADQQLAGDRSLQLIEVVTFTVIIVMLLLVYRSIVTAAIMLTMVVLGLLATRGGVAFLGFHRIIGLSTFATNLLVVLAIAAATDYAIFLIGRYQEARGSGQDRESAYYTMFGGTAHVVLGSGLTIAGATFCLSFTRLPYFQTLGVPLAIGMIIVVFAALTLGPAIITVASRFGKLLEPKRMARVRGWRKVGAAIVRWPGPILVGAVALALVGLLTLPGYKTNYNDRKYLPADLPANEGYAAAERHFSQARMNPEVLMVESDHDMRNSSDFLVINKIAKAIFGVEGISRVQAITRPDGKPIEHTSIPFLISMQGTSQKLTEKYNQDLTASMLKQVNDIQTNIDQMERMHSLTQQMADVTHGMVVQMKGMVVDVEQLRNNISNFDDFFRPIRSYFYWEKHCYDIPVCWSIRSVFDTLDGIDVMTEDINNLLPLMERLDSLMPQLTAMMPEMIQTMKNMKSEMLSMHSTQEGLQDQMTAMQENSSAMGEAFDSSRNDDSFYLPPEVFDNPDFKRGLEQFLSPNGHAVRFIISHEGDPMSQEGIAHIAKIKKAAKEAIKGTPLEGSTIYLGGTAAMFKDLSDGNTYDLMIAGIAALCLIFIIMLIITRSVVAATVIVGTVVLSLGASFGLSVLIWQHILGIELHWMVLAMAVIILLAVGADYNLLLVARLKEEIHAGINTGIIRAMGGSGSVVTAAGLVFAFTMMSFAVSELTVMAQVGTTIGMGLLFDTLIVRSFMTPSIAALLGKWFWWPQVVRQRPVPQPWPSPSSARTLTSV; encoded by the coding sequence ATGACCGCACCCACGACACTCGCGCCGACGGACTCCGTCCCGCCGGAGAAGCGTGCGGCGCGACCGTTCATCGCGAGAATGATCCGCACCTTCGCGGTGCCGCTCATCCTTGGCTGGTTGGCCACCATCGTGGTGCTGAACGTCAGTGTGCCGCAACTGGAAACGGTCGGGCAGATGCAGGCGGTGTCGATGAGCCCCGACGCCGCACCGTCAATGATCGCGATGAAACGCATCGGCAAGGTGTTCAAGGAAGGCGACTCCGACAGTGCGGCGATGATCGTGCTGGAGGGCCAACAGCGGCTCGGTGGCGCCGCCCACGCGTTCTACGACCAGATGATCGACAAGCTGAAGGCGGACACCAAGCACGTCCAGTCCGTACAGGACTTCTGGAGCGATCCGCTCACCGCCCCGGGCGCACAAAGCGGCGATGGCAAGGCCGCCTACGTTCAGGTGAAACTGGCAGGCAATCAGGGCGAGTCACTGGCCAACGAGTCGGTGGAGGCGGTTAAGAGCATCGTCGACAGCCTTGCGCCGCCACCCGGGGTCAAGGTGTATGTCACCGGTTCGGCTGCGCTGGCCGCCGATCAGCAGCTGGCCGGCGACCGCAGCCTGCAGTTGATCGAGGTGGTCACGTTCACGGTGATCATCGTGATGTTGCTGCTGGTCTACCGGTCGATCGTCACGGCGGCGATCATGCTGACCATGGTGGTACTCGGGTTGCTCGCCACCCGCGGGGGCGTGGCGTTCCTCGGTTTCCACCGGATCATTGGGCTCTCGACCTTTGCGACCAACCTGCTCGTGGTGCTGGCGATCGCGGCCGCCACCGACTACGCCATCTTTCTGATCGGCCGCTATCAGGAAGCGCGCGGGTCCGGCCAGGACCGAGAATCGGCGTACTACACCATGTTCGGCGGCACGGCCCATGTGGTGCTGGGTTCGGGTTTGACCATCGCCGGTGCCACGTTCTGCCTGAGCTTCACCCGGCTTCCGTACTTTCAGACCCTCGGTGTGCCCTTGGCGATCGGCATGATCATCGTCGTCTTCGCCGCGCTCACCCTGGGTCCGGCGATAATCACCGTGGCCAGCCGGTTCGGCAAGCTGCTCGAACCCAAACGGATGGCGCGGGTGCGGGGCTGGCGCAAGGTCGGGGCCGCCATCGTCCGGTGGCCCGGCCCGATCCTGGTCGGCGCGGTGGCACTGGCGCTGGTCGGTCTGTTGACCCTGCCCGGATACAAGACCAACTACAACGACCGCAAGTACCTACCCGCCGACCTGCCGGCCAACGAAGGCTATGCGGCTGCGGAGCGCCATTTCTCGCAGGCCCGGATGAACCCCGAAGTGCTGATGGTCGAAAGCGACCACGACATGCGCAATTCATCCGACTTCCTAGTGATCAACAAGATCGCCAAGGCAATCTTCGGCGTCGAGGGGATATCCCGGGTGCAGGCCATCACCCGGCCGGACGGCAAACCCATCGAGCACACCTCCATCCCCTTCCTGATCAGCATGCAGGGCACCTCCCAGAAACTGACCGAGAAATACAACCAGGACCTGACGGCCAGCATGCTCAAGCAGGTCAACGACATTCAGACCAATATCGACCAGATGGAGCGGATGCACAGTCTCACCCAGCAGATGGCCGATGTCACCCACGGCATGGTTGTCCAGATGAAGGGGATGGTGGTCGACGTCGAACAATTGCGCAACAACATCTCCAATTTCGACGATTTCTTCCGCCCGATCCGCAGCTACTTCTACTGGGAGAAGCACTGTTACGACATCCCGGTCTGCTGGTCAATCCGGTCCGTGTTCGACACCCTCGACGGAATCGACGTCATGACTGAGGACATCAACAACCTGCTGCCGCTCATGGAACGCCTGGACTCGCTCATGCCCCAGCTGACCGCGATGATGCCCGAGATGATCCAGACCATGAAGAACATGAAGTCCGAGATGCTGAGCATGCATTCCACGCAGGAAGGGCTGCAGGATCAGATGACGGCGATGCAGGAGAATTCGTCCGCGATGGGCGAAGCCTTCGACTCTTCGCGCAACGACGACTCGTTCTATCTGCCTCCCGAGGTATTCGACAACCCCGACTTCAAACGCGGCCTGGAACAGTTCCTCTCGCCGAACGGGCACGCGGTGCGGTTCATCATCAGCCACGAGGGCGACCCGATGAGCCAGGAGGGCATCGCGCACATCGCCAAGATCAAGAAGGCCGCCAAGGAAGCCATCAAAGGCACGCCGCTTGAGGGTTCCACGATCTACCTTGGCGGTACCGCGGCGATGTTCAAGGACTTGTCCGACGGCAACACCTATGACTTGATGATCGCCGGAATCGCGGCGCTCTGCCTGATCTTCATCATCATGCTGATCATCACCCGCAGCGTCGTCGCGGCCACCGTCATCGTCGGCACCGTGGTGCTGTCGCTGGGCGCCTCATTCGGGCTGTCCGTGCTGATCTGGCAACACATCCTCGGCATCGAACTGCACTGGATGGTGTTGGCAATGGCGGTCATCATTCTGTTGGCCGTTGGCGCGGATTACAACCTGCTGCTGGTTGCCCGGCTCAAGGAGGAGATCCACGCCGGCATCAACACCGGAATCATCCGCGCGATGGGCGGCAGCGGGTCGGTGGTGACCGCCGCCGGGCTGGTGTTCGCCTTCACCATGATGTCGTTCGCAGTCAGTGAGCTGACCGTGATGGCTCAGGTTGGCACCACTATCGGCATGGGCCTGCTCTTCGACACCCTGATCGTGCGATCCTTCATGACACCGTCGATCGCGGCACTGCTGGGAAAGTGGTTCTGGTGGCCTCAGGTTGTCCGGCAACGACCCGTTCCTCAGCCGTGGCCGTCGCCTTCATCGGCACGGACCCTCACCTCGGTCTGA
- a CDS encoding DUF3060 domain-containing protein gives MKWTTVAAPLASCVITIAVPVATPPPAAHAKNGDTHVTGQGIERTLDCNESTLFVNGTQNTITALGTCWAVTVMGSSNTVVADTIVNDITAYGWDETVFFRNGDPFIWDRGRELGMVNRLQRVGG, from the coding sequence GTGAAGTGGACAACCGTCGCCGCGCCGCTGGCTTCCTGCGTCATCACCATCGCCGTCCCCGTCGCCACGCCCCCACCGGCCGCGCACGCCAAAAACGGCGACACCCATGTCACCGGGCAGGGCATCGAGCGGACGCTGGACTGCAACGAATCCACCCTGTTTGTCAACGGCACTCAGAACACCATCACCGCGCTGGGAACCTGCTGGGCGGTCACCGTAATGGGCTCGTCCAACACCGTCGTCGCCGACACGATCGTCAACGACATCACCGCCTACGGCTGGGACGAGACGGTGTTCTTTCGCAACGGTGATCCGTTCATCTGGGACCGTGGCCGCGAATTAGGCATGGTTAACCGGCTGCAGCGGGTCGGCGGCTGA
- a CDS encoding crotonase/enoyl-CoA hydratase family protein, producing MTHAIRPVDFDNLKTMTYEVTGRIARITFNRPEKGNAIVADTPLELSALVERADLDAGVHVILVSGRGEGFCAGFDLSAYAEGSSPAGAEGGYRGTVLDGKTQAVNHLPNQPWDPMIDYQMMSRFVRGFASLMHADKPTVVKIHGYCVAGGTDIALHADQVIAAADAKIGYPPTRVWGVPAAGLWAHRLGDQRAKRLLFTGDCITGAQAAEWGLAVEAPDPDDLDERTERLVERIAALPVNQLVMIKLALNSALLQQGVATSRMVSTVFDGVARHTPEGHAFVADAVQHGFRDAVRHRDEPFGDYGRRASQV from the coding sequence ATGACGCACGCGATCAGGCCGGTCGACTTCGACAACCTGAAGACGATGACCTACGAGGTGACCGGCCGGATTGCGCGGATCACCTTCAACCGGCCGGAGAAGGGCAACGCGATAGTCGCCGACACTCCGCTGGAGCTGTCGGCGTTGGTGGAGCGCGCCGACCTTGACGCAGGCGTGCACGTGATTCTGGTGTCCGGTCGCGGCGAGGGCTTCTGCGCGGGCTTCGACCTGTCCGCCTACGCCGAAGGATCATCGCCGGCCGGGGCGGAGGGCGGCTATCGCGGCACGGTGCTGGACGGGAAGACCCAGGCGGTCAACCATCTGCCGAACCAGCCGTGGGACCCGATGATCGACTACCAGATGATGAGCCGCTTCGTGCGCGGGTTCGCCAGCTTGATGCATGCGGACAAGCCGACGGTGGTCAAGATCCACGGCTATTGCGTGGCCGGCGGCACGGATATCGCCCTGCATGCCGATCAGGTGATCGCCGCCGCCGACGCCAAGATCGGCTACCCGCCGACGCGGGTGTGGGGGGTTCCGGCGGCCGGGCTGTGGGCGCACCGGCTCGGCGACCAACGCGCGAAACGGCTGCTGTTCACCGGCGATTGCATCACCGGCGCGCAGGCCGCCGAGTGGGGCCTGGCGGTCGAGGCGCCGGATCCCGATGATCTGGACGAGCGCACCGAGCGACTGGTGGAGCGGATTGCCGCGCTGCCGGTCAACCAGCTGGTCATGATCAAGCTCGCGCTCAATTCAGCCCTGTTGCAACAGGGTGTGGCCACCAGCAGGATGGTCAGCACCGTGTTCGACGGTGTCGCCCGGCACACGCCCGAGGGGCACGCCTTCGTCGCCGACGCGGTCCAGCACGGCTTCCGGGATGCGGTGCGGCACCGAGACGAGCCGTTCGGCGACTACGGCCGCCGAGCGTCGCAGGTGTAG
- a CDS encoding GbsR/MarR family transcriptional regulator: MSVNDGVDGACAEADIMEFVEQMGGYFESSGLTRLAGRLLGWLLVCDPERQSSEELATALAASSGGISTNARMLIQFGFIERLAVAGDRRTFFRLRPNAFAAGERERIRTMADMQNLADVGLKALGDAPPERSRRLREMRDLLAYMEQVVSDALGRYGQQTGNAGVTPS, encoded by the coding sequence GTGAGCGTCAATGACGGCGTCGATGGAGCGTGCGCCGAGGCCGACATCATGGAATTCGTCGAGCAGATGGGCGGATACTTCGAGTCCAGCGGCCTGACTCGATTGGCCGGCCGCTTGTTGGGCTGGCTGCTGGTGTGTGATCCCGAGCGGCAGTCGTCGGAGGAATTGGCGACGGCGTTGGCGGCCAGTAGCGGAGGGATCAGCACAAATGCCCGGATGCTGATTCAATTCGGGTTCATTGAGCGGCTCGCGGTCGCCGGGGATCGGCGCACCTTTTTCCGGTTGCGGCCCAACGCCTTCGCGGCCGGCGAGCGTGAGCGCATCCGGACCATGGCCGATATGCAAAACCTGGCTGACGTCGGGCTCAAGGCCCTGGGCGACGCCCCGCCGGAGCGAAGTCGGCGATTGCGGGAGATGCGGGACCTGTTGGCCTATATGGAGCAAGTTGTCTCCGACGCCCTGGGGCGGTATGGCCAGCAAACCGGGAATGCTGGGGTCACTCCCTCTTGA
- a CDS encoding PaaX family transcriptional regulator C-terminal domain-containing protein: MPSMTARSVVLSVLLGAHPAWATTSELVRLTADFGIKETTLRVALTRMVGAGDLIRSADGYRLSDRLLARQRRQDEAMRPQVRDWQGNWHILIVTSVGTDARTRAALRTCMHHKRFAELREGVWMRPDNLDLDLAPDVAARVRVLTARDDAPAELAGQLWDLSEWVSAGRRLLDEMAQAADIPARFVVAAATVRHLLTDPMLPAELLPTDWPGAELRAAYHDFASEMAKQRDQTQLLEAT; this comes from the coding sequence ATGCCAAGCATGACCGCCCGGTCGGTGGTGCTCAGCGTGCTGCTCGGCGCCCATCCCGCGTGGGCCACCACGAGCGAACTGGTCAGGCTGACAGCTGATTTCGGCATCAAGGAGACCACACTGCGGGTCGCGCTGACCCGGATGGTAGGTGCCGGCGACCTGATCCGATCCGCCGACGGATACCGGCTTTCGGATCGACTGCTGGCCCGCCAACGCCGGCAGGACGAGGCGATGCGCCCGCAGGTGCGGGACTGGCAGGGAAACTGGCACATCCTGATCGTCACCAGTGTGGGCACCGATGCCCGCACCCGGGCCGCACTGCGAACCTGCATGCATCACAAGCGCTTCGCTGAACTGCGGGAAGGGGTATGGATGCGGCCCGATAACCTCGATCTCGACTTGGCGCCCGACGTTGCGGCCCGGGTACGGGTGCTGACGGCGCGCGACGACGCACCCGCCGAACTGGCCGGCCAACTGTGGGATCTATCCGAGTGGGTCAGCGCCGGCCGCCGGTTGCTCGACGAAATGGCCCAGGCGGCCGATATTCCCGCACGATTCGTGGTGGCGGCCGCGACGGTCCGGCACCTGCTCACCGACCCGATGCTGCCCGCCGAACTGCTGCCCACCGACTGGCCGGGTGCCGAGCTGCGCGCGGCCTACCACGACTTCGCCAGTGAAATGGCGAAACAGCGCGACCAAACTCAACTGTTGGAGGCGACATGA
- a CDS encoding DUF3060 domain-containing protein, with protein sequence MRAHPAANSSRLAALALALTAAALALAGCSSTANPPATTTPGTTTTATTPTTSGPTAAPTATTGATTTASIEIGNTLNYGSIGTKATLDCADGKSLNVGGSDNILTVTGTCATVTIGGANNKITFDTIDQRITVVGLDNTVTYKNGDPTIDNLGAGNSIKRE encoded by the coding sequence TTGCGCGCCCATCCCGCCGCCAACTCATCCCGGCTGGCCGCTCTCGCCCTGGCGCTGACTGCCGCGGCTCTAGCGCTGGCCGGCTGCAGTTCGACCGCCAACCCGCCGGCAACTACGACCCCCGGGACCACCACCACCGCAACAACGCCTACGACGAGCGGCCCAACTGCGGCACCGACCGCGACGACCGGAGCAACCACAACGGCTTCGATCGAGATCGGCAACACGCTGAACTACGGATCGATCGGGACCAAGGCCACCCTTGACTGCGCCGATGGCAAATCGCTGAACGTCGGTGGCTCGGACAACATCTTGACCGTGACCGGCACCTGCGCGACGGTGACCATCGGCGGTGCGAACAACAAGATCACCTTCGACACGATCGATCAGCGCATCACCGTGGTGGGGCTGGACAACACGGTCACCTACAAGAACGGTGACCCAACGATCGACAACCTCGGCGCGGGCAACAGCATCAAGAGGGAGTGA
- a CDS encoding TetR/AcrR family transcriptional regulator: MAAQPEAPSAGGRPRAGKPATRPAKLSRDGIVEGALNFLDREGWDSLTINALATQLGTKGPSLYNHVDSLEDLRRAVRIRVIDDIITMLNRVGAGRARDDAVLVMAGAYRSYAHHHPGRYSAFTRMPLGGDDPEYTAATRGAAAPVIAVLASYGLDGDEAFYAALEFWSALHGFVLLEMTGVMDDIDTDAVFTDMVLRLAAGMERRTAHSAAGTT, translated from the coding sequence ATGGCAGCTCAGCCGGAAGCACCATCAGCGGGTGGCCGCCCGCGCGCGGGGAAACCCGCGACCCGCCCGGCCAAGCTGAGCCGCGATGGCATCGTCGAGGGTGCCCTGAACTTTCTGGACCGGGAGGGCTGGGACTCGCTGACCATCAATGCGCTGGCGACGCAGCTCGGGACCAAGGGGCCGTCGCTGTATAACCACGTGGACAGCCTGGAGGACCTGCGCCGCGCGGTGCGGATTCGGGTCATCGACGACATCATCACGATGCTGAACAGAGTCGGTGCGGGTCGCGCCCGCGACGATGCGGTGTTGGTCATGGCCGGTGCCTACCGCAGCTATGCGCACCACCACCCCGGCCGGTACTCGGCGTTCACCCGGATGCCGCTGGGCGGTGACGACCCCGAATACACCGCTGCGACCAGGGGCGCGGCCGCACCGGTTATCGCCGTGCTGGCTTCCTACGGCCTCGACGGCGACGAGGCCTTCTACGCCGCACTCGAGTTTTGGTCGGCTCTGCATGGGTTCGTGTTGCTGGAAATGACCGGCGTGATGGACGACATCGACACCGACGCGGTGTTCACCGACATGGTGCTGCGGCTGGCGGCGGGCATGGAAAGGCGTACCGCCCACAGCGCTGCCGGCACGACTTAG
- a CDS encoding crotonase/enoyl-CoA hydratase family protein produces MSDLVRVERNGPVTTVILNRPAARNAVNGPTAAALCAAFEQFDRDDTASVAVLWGEGGTFCAGADLKAFGTPEANAVHRTGPGPMGPSRMTLSKPVIAAVSGYAVAGGLELALWCDLRVAEEDAVFGVFCRRWGVPLIDGGTVRLPRLIGHSRAMDMILTGRGVPAAEALTIGLANRVVPKGQARLAAEALAAELAALPQQCLRSDRLSALHQWGLPESAALDVEFASISRVAGEAMEGAGRFAAGAGRHGAPARA; encoded by the coding sequence ATGAGTGATCTGGTGCGGGTGGAGCGCAATGGTCCGGTAACCACGGTGATTCTCAACCGGCCCGCGGCACGCAACGCGGTCAACGGCCCGACGGCCGCAGCGTTGTGTGCGGCGTTCGAACAATTCGACCGGGATGACACCGCATCAGTGGCCGTGCTATGGGGTGAGGGCGGAACCTTTTGCGCGGGAGCCGATTTGAAGGCTTTCGGTACTCCGGAGGCCAATGCCGTGCACCGGACGGGTCCCGGCCCAATGGGGCCATCACGTATGACGCTGTCCAAACCGGTGATCGCCGCTGTCAGCGGCTACGCCGTGGCCGGGGGGTTGGAGTTGGCGTTGTGGTGCGACCTGCGGGTGGCCGAGGAGGATGCGGTGTTCGGTGTGTTCTGTCGCCGATGGGGGGTACCGCTCATCGACGGCGGCACCGTGCGACTGCCCCGGCTGATCGGGCACAGCCGGGCGATGGACATGATCCTTACCGGCCGCGGTGTGCCGGCGGCTGAAGCGCTGACAATCGGGTTGGCCAACCGGGTCGTGCCCAAAGGCCAAGCCCGGCTGGCGGCCGAGGCGTTGGCGGCCGAACTGGCCGCGCTGCCGCAGCAGTGCCTGCGCTCGGATCGGCTATCGGCGCTGCACCAGTGGGGACTGCCCGAGTCCGCGGCGCTCGACGTCGAGTTCGCCAGCATTTCCCGGGTGGCCGGCGAGGCCATGGAAGGGGCCGGACGGTTCGCTGCGGGCGCCGGACGACACGGCGCACCGGCCCGGGCGTGA
- the rpsG gene encoding 30S ribosomal protein S7, which yields MPRKGPAPKRPLVNDPVYGSQLVTQLVNKVLLKGKKSLAERIVYGALEHARDKTGTDPVITLKRALDNVKPALEVRSRRVGGATYQVPVEVRPDRSTTLALRWLVGYSRQRREKTMIERLANEILDASNGLGASVKRREDTHKMAEANRAFAHYRW from the coding sequence ATGCCGCGCAAGGGGCCCGCACCCAAGCGTCCGTTGGTCAACGACCCGGTCTACGGATCGCAGCTGGTCACCCAACTGGTGAACAAAGTTCTGCTGAAGGGGAAGAAATCGCTGGCCGAGCGCATTGTCTATGGCGCGCTCGAGCACGCTCGCGACAAGACCGGCACCGATCCCGTCATCACGCTCAAGCGCGCCCTGGACAACGTCAAGCCAGCTCTCGAGGTGCGCAGCCGGCGCGTCGGCGGTGCGACCTATCAGGTGCCCGTCGAGGTGCGCCCGGACCGGTCGACCACGCTGGCGCTGCGTTGGCTGGTCGGCTACTCACGGCAGCGGCGAGAGAAGACGATGATCGAGCGTCTGGCAAATGAGATCCTGGATGCCAGCAATGGCCTGGGGGCATCCGTCAAGCGACGTGAGGACACCCACAAGATGGCCGAGGCCAACCGAGCGTTTGCACACTATCGCTGGTGA
- the rpsL gene encoding 30S ribosomal protein S12 — MPTIQQLVRKGRRDKIAKVKTAALKGSPQRRGVCTRVYTTTPKKPNSALRKVARVKLTSQVEVTAYIPGEGHNLQEHSMVLVRGGRVKDLPGVRYKIIRGSLDTQGVKNRKQARSRYGAKKEKG; from the coding sequence ATGCCAACCATTCAGCAGCTGGTCCGCAAGGGTCGTCGGGACAAGATCGCCAAGGTCAAGACCGCGGCCCTGAAGGGCAGCCCGCAGCGTCGTGGCGTATGCACCCGCGTGTACACCACCACTCCGAAGAAGCCGAACTCGGCGCTTCGGAAGGTCGCGCGCGTGAAGCTGACGAGTCAGGTCGAGGTCACGGCCTACATTCCCGGCGAGGGCCACAACCTGCAGGAGCACTCGATGGTGCTGGTGCGTGGCGGCCGGGTTAAGGACCTGCCCGGTGTGCGGTACAAGATCATCCGCGGTTCGCTGGATACTCAGGGTGTCAAGAACCGCAAACAGGCTCGCAGCCGTTACGGCGCCAAGAAGGAGAAGGGCTGA
- a CDS encoding MmpS family protein produces the protein MIGILKRAWIALLILVVVVIAGFTVQRIRTFFGSEGILVTPKVFADDPEPFDPKVVKYEISGSGSYANINYLDLDAKPQRIDRAALPWSLILKTTAPSAAPNILAQGDGNSISCRITVDDEVKDERTATGVNALTYCFVRSA, from the coding sequence ATGATCGGAATTCTCAAACGTGCCTGGATAGCGCTGCTCATCCTGGTTGTGGTCGTCATCGCCGGTTTCACGGTCCAGCGGATCCGCACTTTCTTCGGTTCCGAAGGCATCTTGGTGACGCCGAAGGTCTTCGCCGATGACCCTGAGCCGTTCGACCCCAAGGTAGTGAAGTACGAAATTTCGGGCTCCGGTAGCTACGCCAATATCAACTACCTGGACCTCGACGCGAAGCCACAGCGGATCGACCGCGCGGCACTGCCGTGGTCGCTCATCTTAAAGACCACGGCGCCGTCCGCGGCCCCCAACATCCTCGCGCAAGGCGACGGCAATTCGATCAGCTGCCGAATCACCGTCGATGACGAGGTGAAGGACGAGAGGACCGCAACCGGAGTGAACGCCCTGACCTATTGCTTTGTGAGATCCGCATGA